In one window of Henckelia pumila isolate YLH828 chromosome 1, ASM3356847v2, whole genome shotgun sequence DNA:
- the LOC140880524 gene encoding uncharacterized protein isoform X2: MAKESSSGSTKKKKNKKTKSSLSVSKNSAMKSKVQKDNPFESIWSRRKFNILGKKRKDEERRRVGLSRSLSVQKRQKTLLKEYEQSTKSSVFVDKRIGEQNEGLEEYHKAILRSQRIRKLNLNKKSKFNLSDGEEDDFDIEENTNFLGRDDYEDEEPFNEDDARQSFGSEKLDEMGQFDPRAEDDPELRSILENRQKSKKEVMEDIISKSKFFKAQKAKDKEENEQFIEQLDKDFMSLAQSQALLSLTQPNKMGALKAFANKSISNDDDKIAETSSGQKKISFQQEQPDSYVKLVSEMALEMRARPSDRTKTPEEIAQEEKERLEDLEEERQKRMAATDNPSDEDADTSEDDEGSSKRPKHISGDDIGDSFSHDVKSKPKVGLIDEVLRKGNTSDLDSENGTSSGESEDDDEGSEEGYNNHDKDEQSQSLKDWEQSDDENIGTNFEDDEEAASEDDDNDEEDEGTLVDIVAKKKPSESRGDKNIGSSIREARTNLKEDLHPQVELPYTIEAPKNFEELCALLENRSDEQIVEAIRRIRTFNAISVAAENRKKMQVFYGVLLQYFAVLANKKPLNFKLLTMLVKPLIEMSSETPYFAAICARERLLRTRTQFCEDVKNTGKSCWPSLKTLFLLRLWSMIFPCSDFRHAVMTPATLLMSEYLMRCPIISGRDIAFGSFLCSMLLSVSRQSEKFCPEAIMFIETMLMTALNNKNGCQDSQLCRLMEVKALKPLLQLQGRVEEINSLDFLMLMDLPDDSPCFASDNFRVGVLFAIIATMKGFVNIYEGFKSFPEIFSPISKLLLQLAEQDHIPDALKVEIQDGIQHIENKCQETYLLRQPLRWRKQKIIKTEVPKFEENFVKGRDYDPDRERAERKKLKKRLKQEAKGAARELRKDNFFLLGAKEQNKARMEEEKAERYGKTRAFLQEQEHAFKSGQLGKNRKRRR, translated from the exons ATGGCGAAAGAATCCAGCTCAGGAAGtacgaagaagaagaaaaacaagaaaactAAGAGCAGCTTGAGTGTTTCAAAAAATTCAGCGATGAAAAGCAAAGTTCAGAAAGATAACCCATTTGAGAGCATATGGTCGCGTCGAAAATTCAATATATTGGGGAAGAAACGAAAGGATGAGGAACGACGGCGAGTTGGGCTCTCTCGTTCTCTCTCCGTGCAAAAG AGGCAGAAGACGCTGCTAAAGGAGTACGAGCAGAGCACAAAGTCGTCAGTCTTTGTGGACAAGCGAATTGGAGAGCAAAATGAAGGTCTTGAGGAGTATCATAAGGCTATTCTAAGGTCTCAGCGTATACGAAAG CTAAATTTGAATAAGAAAAGCAAGTTCAACCTATCAGATGGGGAGGAAGATGATTTTGATATTGAAGAGAACACAAACTTCCTGGGAAGGGATGATTATGAAGATGAAGAACCATTTAATGAGGATGATGCTCGCCAATCATTTGGGAGTGAGA AGTTGGATGAGATGGGACAGTTTGATCCGCGAGCTGAAGATGATCCAGAATTGAGATCAATACTGGAAAAT AGGCAAAAGAGCAAGAAAGAAGTCATGGAGGATATTATTTCTAAAAGCAAATTCTTCAAG GCTCAGAAAGCGAAGGATAAGGAAGAAAATGAACAGTTCATCGAACAATTGGACAAAGATTTTATGTCTTTAGCTCAGTCTCAGGCTCTGCTGTCCCTGACGCAACCAAACAAAATGGGAGCTCTCAAAGCTTTTGCAAACAAAAGTATCTCAAATGATGATGATAAGATTGCGGAGACAAGCTCTGGGCAGAAAAAAATTTCCTTTCAGCAG GAACAACCTGATTCTTACGTGAAACTGGTCAGCGAGATGGCACTTGAGATGCGGGCTCGACCATCAGACCGGACAAAGACGCCTGAAGAAATAGCTCAAGAGGAGAAAGAACGTCTGGAGGACTTAGAG GAAGAGCGTCAGAAACGAATGGCTGCTACTGACAACCCCAGCGACGAAGATGCAGATACTTCTGAGGATGATGAAGGATCTTCTAAGCGACCGAAACATATATCTGGAGATGATATCGGTGATTCCTTCTCGCATGATGTCAAATCAAAGCCTAAAGTAGGCTTGATTGATGAGGTTCTAAGAAAAGGAAATACTAGCGATCTTGATAGTGAAAACGGCACAAGTTCTGGGGAATctgaagatgatgatgagggGAGCGAAGAGGGATACAACAATCATGACAAAGATGAGCAGTCTCAATCTCTCAAAGATTGGGAACaaagtgatgatgaaaatattggCACTAATTTTGAGGATGATGAAGAAGCAGCATCGGAAGATGATGATAACGACGAAGAAGATGAAGGAACACTGGTGGATATCGTAGCCAAAAAGAAGCCTTCAGAAAGTAGGGGTGACAAAAACATTGGTTCAAGTATTCGTGAGGCAAGAACTAATTTGAAAGAGGATTTGCATCCACAAGTGGAGCTTCCCTATACAATTGAAGCTccaaaaaattttgaagaacTTTGTGCATTATTGGAGAATCGTTCGGACGAACAAATTGTGGAAGCTATTCGGCGAATTCGAACATTTAATGCAATCTCTGTTGCTGCAGAGAATCGGAAGAAAATGCAA GTGTTCTATGGTGTTTTGTTGCAATATTTTGCTGTTTTGGCAAATAAAAAACCATTGAACTTCAAATTGCTTACCATGCTTGTCAAGCCGCTAATTGAAATGAGTTCGGAGACCCCATACTTTGCAGCCATATGTGCTCGTGAGCGGTTGCTTCGTACTCGTACCCAATTCTGTGAGGATGTTAAGAATACGG GGAAAAGTTGTTGGCCTTCTCTGAAGACACTCTTCTTGTTGAGGTTGTGGTCCATGATTTTCCCATGCTCCGATTTCCGTCATGCGGTTATGACTCCAGCAACCTTGTTGATGTCTGAATACCTCATgcggtgtccaataatctctgGTCGGGATATTGCATTTGGATCCTTCTTATGTTCCATGTTACTTTCT GTCAGCAGACAATCCGAAAAGTTCTGCCCGGAGGCAATTATGTTTATCGAAACTATGCTAATGACAGCTCTTAATAACAAAAATGGATGTCAAGATTCTCAG TTATGTCGTCTCATGGAAGTTAAAGCACTAAAACCATTGCTCCAACTGCAAGGTCGTGTTGAAGAGATCAATTCCTTGGACTTCTTAATGTTAATGGACTTGCCTGATGATTCCCCTTGTTTTGCTTCAGATAATTTCAG GGTCGGCGTACTTTTTGCGATTATAGCAACTATGAAAGGGTTCGTCAACATATATGAAGGATTCAAATCCTTCCCGGAGATATTTTCACCAATCTCCAAATTATTACTTCAACTGGCAGAACAAGATCACATCCCAGATGCATTGAAGGTTGAAATCCAAGACGGCATCCAACATATCGAAAACAAATGCCAAGAAACCTACTTGTTACGCCAACCTCTACGATGGAGAAAGCAAAAGATCATCAAAACAGAAGTTCCCAAGTTTGAAGAAAA CTTCGTGAAAGGAAGAGATTATGACCCAGATCGTGAGCGGGCTGAGAGGAAAAAACTGAAGAAACGCTTAAAGCAGGAAGCTAAAGGCGCGGCGCGGGAACTGCGCAAGGATAATTTCTTCTTGTTGGGGGCGAAGGAGCAGAATAAAGCGCGCATGGAAGAAGAAAAGGCTGAGAGATATGGGAAAACTAGAGCTTTTCTTCAAGAACAGGAGCATGCATTCAAGTCTGGACAATTGGGCAAGAACAGGAAAAGAAGGCGATGA
- the LOC140880589 gene encoding agamous-like MADS-box protein AP1, whose amino-acid sequence MGRGKVEMKRIENKINRQVTFSKRRGGLLKKAHEISVLCDAELALIIFSHKGKLFEYATDSCMDKILERYERYSFADRQLQVANEPESPADLCLEHNRLKARIELLERNHRHYMGEEIDSMSQKDLQNLEQQLDTALKSIRNRKNQLLYDSISELQRKEKAIQEQNSMLAKKIKEKEKEKAQQPQREVLQNQILTNIAPMPPPFLMTSQLPRLNISGMYEAEDAEARRNELDLTLDSLYSCHLGCFAA is encoded by the exons atggggaGAGGGAAAGTGGAAATGAAGAGGATCGAAAACAAGATAAACAGGCAGGTGACATTCTCAAAGAGGAGAGGTGGTTTGTTGAAGAAGGCCCATGAGATCTCTGTGCTGTGCGATGCAGAGCTTGCTTTGATTATTTTTTCCCATAAAGGGAAGCTGTTTGAGTATGCCACCGATTCTTG CATGGACAAGATCCTTGAGAGGTACGAAAGATATTCATTTGCAGATAGACAACTACAAGTTGCAAATGAACCTGAGTCTCCG GCCGATTTGTGCCTAGAACACAACAGACTCAAGGCTCGAATTGAGTTGTTAGAAAGAAATCACAG GCACTATATGGGAGAAGAGATTGATTCTATGAGCCAGAAAGATCTCCAGAACTTGGAACAACAGCTTGATACTGCACTTAAGAGCATTCGGAATCGAAAA AATCAACTCTTGTACGATTCAATATCTGAACTGCAGCGAAAG GAGAAGGCAATACAAGAGCAAAACAGCATGCTCGCAAAGAAG aTCAAAGAAAAAGAGAAGGAAAAGGCGCAGCAGCCACAGCGGGAAGTACTGCAAAACCAGATATTAACTAACATTGCACCAATGCCACCTCCATTCCTGATGACTTCTCAACTTCCTCGTTTAAACATAAG TGGCATGTACGAGGCAGAAGATGCGGAAGCTAGAAGGAACGAACTTGATCTCACACTTGATTCACTCTATTCTTGTCACCTTGGATGCTTCGCTGCCTGA
- the LOC140880524 gene encoding uncharacterized protein isoform X1, with protein sequence MAKESSSGSTKKKKNKKTKSSLSVSKNSAMKSKVQKDNPFESIWSRRKFNILGKKRKDEERRRVGLSRSLSVQKRQKTLLKEYEQSTKSSVFVDKRIGEQNEGLEEYHKAILRSQRIRKLNLNKKSKFNLSDGEEDDFDIEENTNFLGRDDYEDEEPFNEDDARQSFGSEKELDEMGQFDPRAEDDPELRSILENRQKSKKEVMEDIISKSKFFKAQKAKDKEENEQFIEQLDKDFMSLAQSQALLSLTQPNKMGALKAFANKSISNDDDKIAETSSGQKKISFQQEQPDSYVKLVSEMALEMRARPSDRTKTPEEIAQEEKERLEDLEEERQKRMAATDNPSDEDADTSEDDEGSSKRPKHISGDDIGDSFSHDVKSKPKVGLIDEVLRKGNTSDLDSENGTSSGESEDDDEGSEEGYNNHDKDEQSQSLKDWEQSDDENIGTNFEDDEEAASEDDDNDEEDEGTLVDIVAKKKPSESRGDKNIGSSIREARTNLKEDLHPQVELPYTIEAPKNFEELCALLENRSDEQIVEAIRRIRTFNAISVAAENRKKMQVFYGVLLQYFAVLANKKPLNFKLLTMLVKPLIEMSSETPYFAAICARERLLRTRTQFCEDVKNTGKSCWPSLKTLFLLRLWSMIFPCSDFRHAVMTPATLLMSEYLMRCPIISGRDIAFGSFLCSMLLSVSRQSEKFCPEAIMFIETMLMTALNNKNGCQDSQLCRLMEVKALKPLLQLQGRVEEINSLDFLMLMDLPDDSPCFASDNFRVGVLFAIIATMKGFVNIYEGFKSFPEIFSPISKLLLQLAEQDHIPDALKVEIQDGIQHIENKCQETYLLRQPLRWRKQKIIKTEVPKFEENFVKGRDYDPDRERAERKKLKKRLKQEAKGAARELRKDNFFLLGAKEQNKARMEEEKAERYGKTRAFLQEQEHAFKSGQLGKNRKRRR encoded by the exons ATGGCGAAAGAATCCAGCTCAGGAAGtacgaagaagaagaaaaacaagaaaactAAGAGCAGCTTGAGTGTTTCAAAAAATTCAGCGATGAAAAGCAAAGTTCAGAAAGATAACCCATTTGAGAGCATATGGTCGCGTCGAAAATTCAATATATTGGGGAAGAAACGAAAGGATGAGGAACGACGGCGAGTTGGGCTCTCTCGTTCTCTCTCCGTGCAAAAG AGGCAGAAGACGCTGCTAAAGGAGTACGAGCAGAGCACAAAGTCGTCAGTCTTTGTGGACAAGCGAATTGGAGAGCAAAATGAAGGTCTTGAGGAGTATCATAAGGCTATTCTAAGGTCTCAGCGTATACGAAAG CTAAATTTGAATAAGAAAAGCAAGTTCAACCTATCAGATGGGGAGGAAGATGATTTTGATATTGAAGAGAACACAAACTTCCTGGGAAGGGATGATTATGAAGATGAAGAACCATTTAATGAGGATGATGCTCGCCAATCATTTGGGAGTGAGA AAGAGTTGGATGAGATGGGACAGTTTGATCCGCGAGCTGAAGATGATCCAGAATTGAGATCAATACTGGAAAAT AGGCAAAAGAGCAAGAAAGAAGTCATGGAGGATATTATTTCTAAAAGCAAATTCTTCAAG GCTCAGAAAGCGAAGGATAAGGAAGAAAATGAACAGTTCATCGAACAATTGGACAAAGATTTTATGTCTTTAGCTCAGTCTCAGGCTCTGCTGTCCCTGACGCAACCAAACAAAATGGGAGCTCTCAAAGCTTTTGCAAACAAAAGTATCTCAAATGATGATGATAAGATTGCGGAGACAAGCTCTGGGCAGAAAAAAATTTCCTTTCAGCAG GAACAACCTGATTCTTACGTGAAACTGGTCAGCGAGATGGCACTTGAGATGCGGGCTCGACCATCAGACCGGACAAAGACGCCTGAAGAAATAGCTCAAGAGGAGAAAGAACGTCTGGAGGACTTAGAG GAAGAGCGTCAGAAACGAATGGCTGCTACTGACAACCCCAGCGACGAAGATGCAGATACTTCTGAGGATGATGAAGGATCTTCTAAGCGACCGAAACATATATCTGGAGATGATATCGGTGATTCCTTCTCGCATGATGTCAAATCAAAGCCTAAAGTAGGCTTGATTGATGAGGTTCTAAGAAAAGGAAATACTAGCGATCTTGATAGTGAAAACGGCACAAGTTCTGGGGAATctgaagatgatgatgagggGAGCGAAGAGGGATACAACAATCATGACAAAGATGAGCAGTCTCAATCTCTCAAAGATTGGGAACaaagtgatgatgaaaatattggCACTAATTTTGAGGATGATGAAGAAGCAGCATCGGAAGATGATGATAACGACGAAGAAGATGAAGGAACACTGGTGGATATCGTAGCCAAAAAGAAGCCTTCAGAAAGTAGGGGTGACAAAAACATTGGTTCAAGTATTCGTGAGGCAAGAACTAATTTGAAAGAGGATTTGCATCCACAAGTGGAGCTTCCCTATACAATTGAAGCTccaaaaaattttgaagaacTTTGTGCATTATTGGAGAATCGTTCGGACGAACAAATTGTGGAAGCTATTCGGCGAATTCGAACATTTAATGCAATCTCTGTTGCTGCAGAGAATCGGAAGAAAATGCAA GTGTTCTATGGTGTTTTGTTGCAATATTTTGCTGTTTTGGCAAATAAAAAACCATTGAACTTCAAATTGCTTACCATGCTTGTCAAGCCGCTAATTGAAATGAGTTCGGAGACCCCATACTTTGCAGCCATATGTGCTCGTGAGCGGTTGCTTCGTACTCGTACCCAATTCTGTGAGGATGTTAAGAATACGG GGAAAAGTTGTTGGCCTTCTCTGAAGACACTCTTCTTGTTGAGGTTGTGGTCCATGATTTTCCCATGCTCCGATTTCCGTCATGCGGTTATGACTCCAGCAACCTTGTTGATGTCTGAATACCTCATgcggtgtccaataatctctgGTCGGGATATTGCATTTGGATCCTTCTTATGTTCCATGTTACTTTCT GTCAGCAGACAATCCGAAAAGTTCTGCCCGGAGGCAATTATGTTTATCGAAACTATGCTAATGACAGCTCTTAATAACAAAAATGGATGTCAAGATTCTCAG TTATGTCGTCTCATGGAAGTTAAAGCACTAAAACCATTGCTCCAACTGCAAGGTCGTGTTGAAGAGATCAATTCCTTGGACTTCTTAATGTTAATGGACTTGCCTGATGATTCCCCTTGTTTTGCTTCAGATAATTTCAG GGTCGGCGTACTTTTTGCGATTATAGCAACTATGAAAGGGTTCGTCAACATATATGAAGGATTCAAATCCTTCCCGGAGATATTTTCACCAATCTCCAAATTATTACTTCAACTGGCAGAACAAGATCACATCCCAGATGCATTGAAGGTTGAAATCCAAGACGGCATCCAACATATCGAAAACAAATGCCAAGAAACCTACTTGTTACGCCAACCTCTACGATGGAGAAAGCAAAAGATCATCAAAACAGAAGTTCCCAAGTTTGAAGAAAA CTTCGTGAAAGGAAGAGATTATGACCCAGATCGTGAGCGGGCTGAGAGGAAAAAACTGAAGAAACGCTTAAAGCAGGAAGCTAAAGGCGCGGCGCGGGAACTGCGCAAGGATAATTTCTTCTTGTTGGGGGCGAAGGAGCAGAATAAAGCGCGCATGGAAGAAGAAAAGGCTGAGAGATATGGGAAAACTAGAGCTTTTCTTCAAGAACAGGAGCATGCATTCAAGTCTGGACAATTGGGCAAGAACAGGAAAAGAAGGCGATGA